The nucleotide window CCCATGGCTCACGTAGGATGACCAGTGAATCAGCATCCCAAGTCGATGTAGCTTCCCCCAATCGGAAAACTCCACTATAACCCTTGATCATGCCCTGAAATCTTTCCACCATCTTAGTAGCTTTACCAACACAAACAATCAATAAACCAGTTGCCATAGGGTCAAGGGTACCAGCATGCCCAACCTTTTTCACTTTGACCAAGCGTCGTAGCTTTCCACAAACAGTAAATGAAGTCCACCCTTTGGGTTTGTTCACCATCAGCACAGTCCCGTGAGGACCATCCCATCTTGGAGGAAGCCCTGTCTTCTTGGTCACTATATAAGGCTCCCCAGTTGAAACCTCACCAACATTGGGTACTTTCTTCAAACACTTGAAGAACTCCTCCACCTTCTTCTCCGAAACATCCAACTTTTTCGACGGACCTGTCTCTCCTGCACCTTTCTCCTCCTCAAAGAACACCAGCCCTTGATCAACTGCGCTGCCACCAACCTTCCCCTCCTCCTTTGTCCCTCCAGACCTACTCGATCTCTTCACCTTGGCCGGCTCTTCGGCAAAGGCCTTGTCGAGGCACTGGTCAGGGAAATACTTCTTTTCCAGCTGGTACACCATCCTGTAATGCTTCTCCTTCTCCCACGGGAACGCAAACGTGTCATAGAAGTAGAGCTCCTCTTCGCGAGCATGCAGCGTCGGAAGCTCGACAACCTCGGGCTTCAACTCAACGTACTTGTCTTCACCTGGGcggtcatcttcatcatcatccgAACCGTACATCCGCTTTCGCCTCTTCAAGTAGTACTTTCTCTTGGATTTGTCCATTTGTTCAGAATCTGAGGCGGAATTGGAAATAGGGGCATCGGAATCTGAATTGGGGTTTTCAGGTTGGGGTTCTCGGCGATGGGAAGCGGAGAGAGAGGACCGTGCGGGGCGGGAATTGATGAGTTCGTATTGGAGTGGGTAAGGAGTGGTGGAAGAGGAGAAGAATAGAGATGGTATTGGAGAGGTTCTCTTGAGGAAGAGATTGAGTTTGGAAGATGAGAGGAAGGTTGAAAATGCCATTCTTGTTTTTGGGATTGATGAGAGGAGGATGAACTGGGTTtggagctgctgctgctgttacgGCTGAGACTAACTGGATTCCTGGTGCTAGTGTGGGATTAGACTCACTAGGTGGTGTTATCCTAGCAGAGGATGGTCGATACGCAAGTACTCAAAAATTATACGCGACGCAACTGCATCATTCGGATGTGAATTCCATCCGGTGTTTTTGGAAACAATGGAAAGTGTTGATGCAGCTTTCCGGTAGACCCTTGAGACCTGCACAGACCAGCCCTAACAACCATGATCACAAGCAAGAAGTGTACAGAAAGTAGCACTCATCTTGGAAAATCAGTCTTTCAAATGCCAATACTTAGCCAGCCCAATGAAAAATTCACCGCTTtcacaaaatatcagcttaacatAAAATAAACCATCTTTTATAGCAACGAactaattgaaaaaataaatgaagttaCAAGCTACAAGGTTGGTTGAGAGGAAGAGGACCCAATACAAAGTGATGATCACATCACATCATCCTGATCAAGGAAATCAACAAATCTCATCTGTCTGTTTCAATACATATGAAGAAGAGATGCAGACCtatggagagaaaaagagagaaatctgaaatatgaaaagtacattgagccatttcatcaaacagttagcatgcatgaaatctgaaagagagaaaaagagagacaaagagaggAAGAGATCAAACCTATGAAGAGTACACTCGGATTCCTTCGGTTTTAAGAGATGcctcaaaaatatgaaaaaagcTGGCGTGTGTTTCTTCGGGTAGGAGCTTCACCGCTGCTGCAATGGAGGTCCGAGCAAAACGATGATGTGAGGGAGATAGAAGAGACGAcggagatgcattggagagagggatgataatgagagagatggagcagagatatGGAGAGCGAGACGGTtagggaggaaaatgagagagagagagcagagatcgggagagaGATGGCGAAAGAGGGAATTTTTGGGCGCAGCTCTGTTTCGAGGGCGCGCCGCATCGATGGGATAAGACGGACCCATGGACGGTCCtatcaggggctctgtggggcccaccatgatgtatttgatttatccattccatccattaattttcatAAATAGTTTTAGTTCATGATACCAAAATCAAAGTAGATTTaaatcctaagtggaccacaccaaagggagcacatgtgatttaatctccatattTCCTagcgtgtgatccacttgagcttagatctacctgatttttggtttcatgccttaaaataatatttaaaaatatatggacagcttagatataacacatatattgttGTAGGCCCTGTAGATCCTCTTATGCCACTGGGGAATTTATGTactgtttatatccatagcaataaGCTAACATGATCCGTAGCCTTTTATTAATATTTTGGTTTCTCACGGTCGCCAATTAATCAACAGGCTAATCTGATCCATTGCCACTCTTATTTACAACACTTCAATGGTCAGCTATAGTTAATGGTGAAGAAACTGTATTCTACTTAAGTTGTCCTACACATCCCTGCATCATAAACCCAAGGAACAAACCAATTTAATACAATATGAAAgatcaaaagaaaattaaaaatatatattaatatcaTGGCCATAGTAAAATAaataatatgtcaaaataaaTTGTGTTAGTTAAAAGTATGACCTGTGTTAATAGTTTTTATATATACCGTTTTTGGTTGACTCCAATATCTCAGTTTGTCTAAACAAAATACTTGCATAGATTCTTTGAGATAATATATAACATTCCCAACATAACAATCAAACAAAAATATAattcatttgaatttgaaaaactAAAATATAATCTCACACAATTCTTTAATTAACTACTATCATTTTTTATGTGTATGGATGCACCAAAAGTAAGACCTATTTAAGTTGCTAGATCATGTAAATTTCATGATCCATGTAACTTGTGTGAATGGCTGTACAGGGCTGATTGGTATAACAGTACAAGATCCAACATGACACAGCTGTATGAGATATGGGCCTTGCATTAAGAAGATTACCTATTGTTAGCATGCCCTGAATAAAAGCAGGCTAGTGCAATGCCACCTCCAGGCCCCCCTCAGCTCGATTTCTGTCCCAGATTCTCCAACCCCACAAACACCTCTGACTGATCCCTATTCTATCATCCTGGCTGATGTCCCCTCCCTACATCACATCCCTAACATATCCTCAGGAAGAGCTCGATTGCAGCAGCTTACGATTCATCCTATCCTCCCAGTAGATGTCACAGCTTAAATCATCAAGACCAACGTTAAAAGGATGGAAGACATGGAAAGATGGAGCTGGCAGGAGCTCCCCCAAGTACGAGAGAGGTTCCATACGGGACAGAGTCAGATTTAGCTTCAGATGGAGAAGTCAGGATTGAAGATTCGGCTTCTGATCCAGATTTCCCACCATTGGGACTTGATTTGTGGGTTGATATCAGGTGTCCACAGGTAAACCATCTTTCCCAGATCATCCAAATTCCATCTGATCGCCTCACTACTTCCTTCCATACTGAGCCGGTTCGCAGGCAAAGAGGGAAACACTCTATCAGGAGGAGTTTACGATTAGCTAAATTCCGTAGAAGGGCTAACCAGGAGGGATGGTCATCAGATGTCTAGCATCCTCTGCTGGAACGTGAGAGGCGTAGGAAATACGCCGACCATTAGGCACCTCAGAAGTCTAGTTAGAGCTAAGAAGGTGGCTCTACTGTTACTTCAAGAGCCTATGATCAGTCAGTCCAGAAGAGCTACTATGGCAGCAAAGTTGGAATTTCAACATTCAATAGCAGAAACTGAGGTGGAAGGTAAGATTTGGATTCTCTACAACCAACCTTACCATATATTCACCATCGCAGCTTCAAAGCAATGTGTTATCCTCCAAGTTTAGTTACACTCAGGTTATCTACATCACTGTCGTTTATGCGTCTTGCTGATCGTCAGAAAGAATCGAGCTCTGGGAAGATATTAGAGCCAGTTCTAGACTGGTGGCTGGTCCGTGGCTAGTTTGTGGGGACTTCAACACTACTACCACCATCGATGAAAGAATTGGAAGCACCTTGATCGACAACTCGAGCATGGAGGCATTCCGGGATGCTATTCATGATGCAGGGCTGTTGGATGCGGGCTTTGTGGGCTCCAAATTCACTTGGTGCAACAATAGGGCAGGCCAAAGTCATCGCTGGGCGAGACTAGACAGAATGCTATTTAACACGGAGTGGATGCAATCATTCCCCTGCAGTCAAGTGGAGCACTTGACCCACGTGCATTCCGATCATTCTCCTCTGCTGCTGAACCTTGAGGATGAATGGGGCAACTGCTTAAAACAGTTCAGATTCCAGAGAATGTGGACTTTGCACAAACAATTCTCTAAGGTTGTTAGAGCTTCATGGGACCAAGAGCTGTGGGCCTCTCCGATGATTAAGTTCTACCTTAAATTGAAGAAGCTCAAAACAGCCCTCAAGACTTGGAACGCCACTGTATTTGGCAATGTCTTCCAGAAGGTGAAAAAAGCCGAGGATGAGTGGCTATTGCAGAGGCTAGGCTACAACAAACCAGATTGGACGTGGATAATGACAGACTTAATGAGGCATTAGCTTCCCTAAAATCAGCCCAGCTGCAGGAAGAAGTGTTCTGGAAGCAGAAATCAAGGATTTCCTGGCTCAAAGAAGGAAATCGCAACACCAAGTTCTTCCACAACTCTGTCATGGAGAAGAGAAAGAACTCCACCATTAGAACCATCACCCTTTCTTCTGGTGTCACTACTAACTCTACCACCGAAATTGGCGAAGAGGCAGCTGAATTCTTCCGTGGTCTCTTCAAATCTGATTCGACCAATGAGGATGACAATCTCCCTGATACCATCCCCTGCTTAGTGAATGAGCAAATGAATCAAGAATTGCTTCAGTGTCCAAGCCTGGAGGAAATTAAGGAAGTCGTCTCCGCGATTTCTCCAGATAGTGCGGCTTTTCAGGGGCTTTTTTCGCCTCGTGTTGGGACATTATTTGTAGTGACCTCCGAGATGCGGTGACAGATTTCTTCAAGGGTGGCACGATGCCTAGAGCCTTCCGATATATGTCTATATTCCTTCTCCCCAAAAAGAATAACGTATCCCACTTGGCAGAATATCATCCGATCAGCTTGTGTAACTGCATTCAGAAGATTATTTCCAAAGTCATAGCTAGCAGAGTAGCCAAGATCCTCCCTCTGATCATCTCGGAAGAACCAGGAGCCTTTGTCAAAGACAGATCCATAGCAGAAAACATAGTAGTGTCGGAAACGACGTACGAAATCGATAAAAAAGTGCAtggaggcaacatcatcattaagATCGATATGGAGAAATCTTCTGACCGCATGAAATGGTCCTTTATTCGCCGAGTTCTCCTCAAGTCTGGATTGACGCAAACTAGATTCAAATGGCCCAACGGTGCTGGACAAAGTGCTGGTTTTCTGTTCTGGTTAATAGCAGACCTTTCGGATTCTTCAAAGTTCCAAAGTCCGTCGCACAAGTTGGGCGTAGTCAATGTATTTGAACCCAACTTGAGGGGAAGTGTTGAAGAATatctgttgattttattttattttattttcttcagtTAGCTTTTTAGCACACccaacgtcagttcacacttcactgttagccacccccactagggatcgataccaagacctcaatgttgaaacaaggtatctttcactcagtctaccacttaagctatggatcagggtgttataTCTTTGTTGATATATTTGAACCCAACTTGAGGGGAAGTGTTGAAGAATATCTTTAGGATTCAATCTACATTTCACTCTATCTCAAatactctcttcctcatctctTGTAATAGTTATACTGGATACAACTACTTGTATCTCCtctcaaattttatatatatctcCATGTAATTAAAAAGGTCATCTAATGGATGTATCAAATCAATAAGAAATTCGGAATTACTCTTATACCTATTTCTTCAGTCatgaccatcccatccatggcctgCAAAGTGGACTGCTATAAGAAAGAAgaccatctaatggatggatcaAATCATTTAATTAGTGTGATCTTTTGCGTGATATATCGTGATTATGATCTGGTCCTAATAGAGCTTGCAGATCAATCAATTGAACTCTCCAAGTGTCCTGATGAGCACTATAACATTATGGCTAGTTTGATTGTGGGCTGGTTGGCATTCTCCTAGTCGATTGAAATTCGGCATGCAGTCACTAAATTATATTTGTTTTGTACCGTTCATCTAGAGGCTCCTACAACATATGATCAACATGGAGGAAATCTCATCACTGTTTAATCCAAAATTTTCGAGATCCGAAGATCCTAATTAACTCATTGATGAGTGGCCCACAAATAGATAGTTGAGAATAAAATATAGCAAAAGTCCATATGCAGCGTAAAATAGCataatgatcatatggttctgaTTGCCTAATTTGGGTGATTTTAGGGGTGCTCCCCAACCATGGTAGGACCCATCCAGATCAGCACACtgaactgtgggtcccacatttactAAATCCTTAAATAAGAAGGGTCAATGCCATTTATGTTGTGTGATCCACCAAATAGAATATCTGAAGGGAAATGGGTAGTTGGGTGGGGAGATGGATTGATGAAGAAATATTAGCCTCCCGACTTCTCCTGCTTCATGGAATGGAGGGAGTCTCGTTGTAGTAAGGTTAGGTAAAAATTGGCTCATGGTCGGGTGATTCACTACCTTAGTTTGATGGACCATGAAATCTCGAAGATTGAGAGAATCCTAAGCCTTTAGTGGATGGATTTACAAAATGAAGATTAAaaatagggaaaaataaaaaataaaaattacaacgtTATGTACTGTCATGTGTTTTACAATAAGCTTGCTATAAGGCTATGTACGTGTATAAGAGTGTCAATCTAAATGCCAACAAGTGTGGAACATGGCACACGTGAGAGATCCAAGCTATCCATTAGTTGAGTCCAACTACTGCTAAAAATCATGCTAGTTTCACAATTGGCCCACTTACAAACATGCTAATAATTCAGTTGCATTTGCACAGTttatctaatggatggtttgaatcacCTATGACATTAACTTTTAGGATATGAAAAACTTTTTTTTATTGGATTATGTGAAGTAGTACACGATGGATAGAAGAAAAAATTGAAGACACAAATAATAAAACTTACAAGTTCAAATCTTAATTTGAATAGCCAATGTTTGAAAATAAATTTGCTATCCTTTTACTAATATTCCGGTACGTGTGAAATAAGAGATGAGTTACGCACCAGAATTTCGGTATTCAATATGTTGGTACAAATAGAGCCAATTATATGCCTAACGTGGGCTATTTAAatattaaggatttttttttgctATTGATACAATCGATTGCTCAAGTAAAACTTATTCAGCTGCCAAATGTGTCCACTATGCAACACCATCTTTACAAACGTAAGACTTTTCCGGTTGTTAGATTTCTGAAGTAATATAATGTCCTTGAATTATCATTCTTGTTCTATGGTTTTTGTTCTGCAACAGTAGCATCATGAGTATGTGCAGaaccacaaagaaaaataaatccaatgatGCATGGAGTCAACCTAGCACCTGAATAACAATGACACATTGAATGTTCTATTATTTACCAAGAAGCTATTTGGATACAAAGATACGTTGGATACAAAGATaactattaaattaaaattttaatattcaaGCGCTAAGCATTTAATTACTTTGGTAAATAGAAAGCAAATATAAAGGTTTTAACTAGTTTAATTTTTAACTCAGTACACTTTTTGCTTCACTTAAAATTTTTAAGCAcaagagttgtttttttttttctttatattattattattaaatctaACAGGTTATTCCATTAATCCTTCTTTGTTTGTACCATAAATCCTAACACCACTAAAGGttatataattaaacatgtcTCATATAATGACCAATTACTCTATTATAGCCGATATGGACCACTTACTTTCTTAGTCAATGATCAaatgatcatccaatcaaagtgaatTTTTAAGAGGGGTGGAGAATCAAAGGTGAAACCCACATTATTCGGATCAATGATgagaatttctctctctctctctctctctctctctctctctctctctctctctctctctctctatatatatatatatatatatataatcaataaGGACTGTCTGGTTTTCTGGCCACTAAACAGATGGTTaaattcataagatcaaaaatatCTTTTAAGAGAAATGAATAATCAAATGTGGCCCCACCAACAACCTATGCTCCAATTAAAGCCTTCAACCTATGCTCCAATTAAAGCCTTTGCGCCTCTATATCCGCCTGGATCAAATTTCTTTTAAGGAAGTATGAACAATCAAAAGTTGGACGGGCATGATGGGTAGTCTTAAACAAGGGCAGGACCTCCTCTAGCATAATTAATATGGATTGTCCAATTTCTTATCCACTAATTAGATGATAAGGATTATCATATCGAATTGTTTGTTAAACAAAAGGAATAAACAATAAAACACAATGGATGATCTAGATCACTAATCAAACTATTTTATTGTAATCAATATAAGATGCCCATTCTTATAGCTGCTGagggatggttagaatcatcctaTCAAGGTGGTTTTAAGAATAAATCaacaatcaaaggtgggtcccacatgaaggacGATCTGCATTATTTATCTAACCTTCTATATTATAATTAATAAAGAACATCCATTTTTCTCAAAACTAATTAGACAGATAGTAACATTGTGTTAAAGGAAATTTTATGAGGGATGGGTAGTTAAAGGTGGGTCTCACTTTAGATTGGTCGTAGACTACAAATAAAGTAAAATTATATCTtcgatggcaaaaaaaaaaaactatggacATTCACTCGATGTTATCTTCTAGATGTAATTTCAATTTCTATATAGCACATTGTTTTCCAAAAAACAAAAGTTAAAAAAGTGTTTCGGATTAATAAATTCTGTTTATTAAACTGAGTTAAAATTTTGTATATAACAAGACTATTATTTTTTATTCCAATTTTTTCTTAAAGAAAAAAACcaattctaatttttttattaaacccAAATAactcaaatatttgaaatgacAATTGGGTTGAATTGTTCGAAGGTTGAGTGTACATTGATCACACAATAGGTGGTGAATATGGTAATATTAGGGAACCAAAGCTGTAAATCTCAAGCCAGTAGTCTATGTGAACATCAATCAGTGGAAATGATCTTAAAATGTGTTGATCTCAAAAATAGAGATGAAGTGATGATTTACACAAccaaaggatatatatatatatatatatatagcttaaaATGTTGCTTGAGCAAGTGCAATCCAACGCCTCATGCATGTGACCTCAACAACTCGATGCCTTATTCTAATGCAGACTTAGAAATTAACAAATAATTTATTCTTGATGATGGCAAGCAAGAATTCTATAGTTAGGGATGGGTGAGGTTAGCCCCTACCAAGAACCATTTACTAATCGGTCCTCGAATTCTAACACAAACCCAATCTACAACCTATTAACTTGCCGCCCAACCTTGCCCACTAAAAATCCATCGAGCCCAACCTCCCCacccatttaattgtaattctGTCCGGTCGACCGACCTGATACAACCCGACCCAGCATGACTACACTCGGGTTACATCTATCCAGCCATGTCCGATTAGTGAATAAATACAGACCTCATGTGGATCCATATATACTGTCATTTATTAATTCTTTTCAGATTTTTGGCGGGATCGGGTCACATTCTCTATCCTAGCTAATTGGTAAGCTATATGGACAGGCCAGGTGGGGTAATGTTCGACTTGAACTTGACTAGTTATCTTAAATGGGACATTTCTAACCCAACCACAACCCACTGCCCATTTTGCTTGCCCAAACCTAGATTAGAAGCGGGTTGGCCTTGGCTTAGTTTACCAGCAAGCTAACCCAATCCATTGCCGCTCATATCTGTAATATTGAAATGGTGAACACCATATATAGCTAATGGTGAAGAAAATTCTGCTTATTATGAAGTAAAGGATGTCCTCATGCAAATCAACTTTAGAAGAAACACTTATGACCACTAACTCTAGCAACAAAACTTTCTTTAAACTAAAACGtctaaaagaaataataataatacaatatgaaagacaaacacacacacacacacacacatatatatatatattagacctTAGTAAAAGAAAAAAGTATATATAACAAGCAAAAATAAATTGTGTTAGTTGAAAGTATGATATGTGGGCCCTGCATCAAGAGTACATAATATTGTtagcatgcaaaaaaaaaaaaaaaaacaggcgtGTATGCCCGGCTGCAggaattatgtggggcccaccgagatactgtgagaaatccaccctgtccatcagctCCAGCTCATCTTAGGAGATGATACCAAAAAAAGATCCAGATCCAAAGCCCACCGCCAAAACCTTTGTAAGGATACTGAAATTTTGGATcgggctaatatttatgttttcagttcatcttagtTATACTTTATGAACAGTttcaatggcatataaacatcatgatgagcccaagCCAGTTCCAATAGTGGGCCTtttcatccccactatttcctgtattgtggtccacttaagttttggagctggcttattttttggataatgtcttaACATTAGCtgaagaaacagatggacgatggatTTTAGGTGGACATCTTAGTGGACCCATGTAGCTTTTGCCAACAGGAATTTATTGTGGGTGGGGGTGTTGGCAATTTATGCCCTTCTAATTGTTAGTAATTATATGTTCT belongs to Magnolia sinica isolate HGM2019 chromosome 8, MsV1, whole genome shotgun sequence and includes:
- the LOC131253607 gene encoding uncharacterized protein LOC131253607, with amino-acid sequence MAFSTFLSSSKLNLFLKRTSPIPSLFFSSSTTPYPLQYELINSRPARSSLSASHRREPQPENPNSDSDAPISNSASDSEQMDKSKRKYYLKRRKRMYGSDDDEDDRPGEDKYVELKPEVVELPTLHAREEELYFYDTFAFPWEKEKHYRMVYQLEKKYFPDQCLDKAFAEEPAKVKRSSRSGGTKEEGKVGGSAVDQGLVFFEEEKGAGETGPSKKLDVSEKKVEEFFKCLKKVPNVGEVSTGEPYIVTKKTGLPPRWDGPHGTVLMVNKPKGWTSFTVCGKLRRLVKVKKVGHAGTLDPMATGLLIVCVGKATKMVERFQGMIKGYSGVFRLGEATSTWDADSLVILREPWEHIKDDDIKKTVASFCGEIWQVPPMFSAIKVGGEKMYEKARRGEMVELSPRRISIYQFDIERSLDDRQNLIFRVTCSKGTYIRSLCADFGKALGSCAHLTALRRVSIGEYSADDAWEFVELQEQITKGYI